ACCATGAACTCATAAATGAATCAATATTTATATCGCTAATGCTAGGAATTTACCGGGGCATGTTTTTTTCTTATCAAAGAGAAGATCATTTCGAGTTTTTAACAAAACTTGCACTTTCAGATGCGGGTCGTATTAATAGGAAGCAAGGGCATGAGAGTCGAAAAAAGACCATTGAATATCAAATGACTCCATTTCTGAATGAAGCAGAAGAAAAGTGGCGAAAAGGGGATCAAGCTTTTCACGATCAAATGGCACAGTATTTAATTGATAAGCACCCTGAAATAATTTGTAATACTAGGCTACTTATTGGACATTTTCAAGGTACTGGTTGATGGTGTCGATGGGCCTGCGCCCCATGTTCCGATACCCTTGGTGAGGACGATTGTTGTTATAGTCGTCGAGCCAGTCGTCCAAGTCCGCCTGCAGCGATTCGACAGACTCATACAGGGTTGAGCGAAACGCCTCGCGGTAAAACTCGTCCAGGGCTGTCCTGTGAAATCGTTCAACAAAGCCATTTGTTCGGGGGCTTCTGATCTTTGTCCGACGGTGCTCGATATCACTCAACTCGAGATAAAGCTCGTAGGGATGTGATTCTGTTCCGCAGTATTCGCGGCCATTGTCTGTGAGAAGAGAAGAGATAGATAGATTTTTTTCTTGATAAAACGGAAGAACATCGTTGTGCAGAACCGCAACTGCCGCTTCGGGAACCTTGGCAGTGTGAAGAAATCCAAACCCATAGCTCGAATACGTATCGACAACCGTGTGCATGTAGACGCGGCCAACGCCCTTGAGACGACCGACATAATAGGTATCCTGGCACAAAAGCTCGCCAGGCCTTGAACTTTCCACATGCCGTTCCCGAAATGCGGGATTTTGCCTTTCGATGAACGCGACCTGCTCTCCAGTGAGTTCAATGGGCTCACCGGCACGTTTCTCCTCAAGCTTGAGCCAGCGGTCATATTTGCTGGCCATGCCGTTTTTGATGAGGATGTTCTGGATGGTGGGCGAACTGACGGAAATTCCGTCCAGTTTCAAGGTGTTGGAGAGACGGACGCATCCCCAGGCGGGATGATCGAGGCTGAAGGCCAAGATACGTTGAACCACCTCATCCGGCGTCGTCATGGGATGGCTCTTGGGGATAGGCGGCAGATCCTTGAGGCCTTCAATCCCGTGCGTCTGAAATCGCCGCTTGTACTCGTAGAACTGGCTGCGGTGCATGCCTCGCTGGCGGCAGGCCTCAGCGATGTTGCCAAGCTCCTTGGCCAACTCCAAAACGGAAAGCCTCTGCCGTGCGAGTTTTTCTTCGGCCTTCATTGGGGGGTCTCCTGGTCGTTTCGTACCCCAAAATCTGTCCGATGAGAAGCCTAGTTATTCAAATAATTGATATTTTCGGAGGGCGTGTTACCCCAAAGCTCGCAAAGGCTAGTTGAGGAAAATTTTGAAGCCTTTAGCGGAAAAGTACAATAGATTGCGTGGGTTAAGAAAAAAAAGTGAATTGATCCCCCCCTAGTAGCCTACCCACCCAGGTTCCCGCAAAACCTGACCTCTGGCATTTTATCTCCAGTTGCGTACGACTCCTCTCTCTCTGCAGAGTTTGGAGGAAACGTACACTGGGCGCATCCAAAAATTCATCCCAATCAATTGGGTTGAACAACCTCGTAGAACCGCTCGCCCAGTCGGTTCTACGAGGTTTTTCTAGTAGGAGATCAACAATGGCACCGAAACCAATCTCTATGAATTTATACGGCAAGCCTGGAACAATTGAAGATTTTCGTCGGGCAGGCAATTTTTTAGAGTTGCTTCTGCTTTTAACGTTCGGCGAAGGGAGTAACAAACACTGCCTCAATAATCTCATCCGACCCGAGGAAAAACCTTGGAGTAAACTCAGAAACAAAAGCGACCTGAAGAAACTCATCAACATTCTCGTTTCTACCTTCGCTGTTAGCGTAAAGGAATATGAAGATGGGTGCCTTGTGGCAACTATTCTCGACGGTACGCCCGCTT
Above is a genomic segment from Desulfolutivibrio sulfodismutans DSM 3696 containing:
- a CDS encoding IS481 family transposase, which codes for MKAEEKLARQRLSVLELAKELGNIAEACRQRGMHRSQFYEYKRRFQTHGIEGLKDLPPIPKSHPMTTPDEVVQRILAFSLDHPAWGCVRLSNTLKLDGISVSSPTIQNILIKNGMASKYDRWLKLEEKRAGEPIELTGEQVAFIERQNPAFRERHVESSRPGELLCQDTYYVGRLKGVGRVYMHTVVDTYSSYGFGFLHTAKVPEAAVAVLHNDVLPFYQEKNLSISSLLTDNGREYCGTESHPYELYLELSDIEHRRTKIRSPRTNGFVERFHRTALDEFYREAFRSTLYESVESLQADLDDWLDDYNNNRPHQGYRNMGRRPIDTINQYLENVQ